From the genome of Prunus persica cultivar Lovell chromosome G8, Prunus_persica_NCBIv2, whole genome shotgun sequence:
TTGGGCTCACAAATTGATACGTCAACAAGACGAGGTACATTCTTGATAAGCAAGTTTATAATTGTATGTCCAGCATAAGTAAATGAAACAAGGTTTGCATCACGAATCTCAATGCTCTCCATCATGAAACATTCCCGGATCTCCAAGTACTTCAAGGCAATTGATGTACCGACAACTCTTAGACGAGACACATATCGGGAATTATAGACTGATAATCGTTCAAGAACTGGACAATTAGACAAGAAGTACTGGAGAACTTCTTCTGCAACATCAACATTTTTGAAACAAAGATCTTTGAGGGACTTAAAGCCAGTGTACATGCAAGGGTCTAGATTTGGAACCTCAAATGCAGACCCTTGTTTGAAACCAAAAACTTGGTGGGGAAACAAAGTATAGCTCTGGTGAAAACCATATTCTAGGAAGTCAATGTCAAGCATTTGAACTCCCTTTTTCATTGCAAATCGGATCCATTTATCAATGGAACTTGAAGAACGTTTATCGAGATGAAAGCTAACTCTGAATTGTTCGACTTTAGGGCCTCTGTGTTGTTCCACCACGCTATTGACCCAATTGACATACCTGAGGTTTGCCAACTCTTGGGCTTTTCCTCCTGGTGGCCTGGCCGTACGGCATAAAGTGTCCTCATCATCAAAGTTGAGATTCATAGTAGACGTCCACAGATACTGCCATTGCCTAGAAAGGATACTAGTTGATGCTGCTTCCTTTAGTGGCAAGAGAGACAATATAGTGACAAGAATTTCATGGGGTAAATAACTGATTCGGTCCACCAAGTTGTCATGAGtagttttccttctctttctcaagTTGTAACGACCCttcaccaaagaaaaaagatatagcAATTTTCACAAGAAAAGTTGAGCAGGACTAGGATTAAATACCAGGCAAGATAACCCATTCTCTTACCATTGGGTTTGAATGAGGAAAAtaacccataatttttttaatttacataCACCAATTCTCCTATTTAGATTCATACACaaagaaatttataaatttcatttgaaaaaaaaaaaaacttagaaTTTTAtcataataaattttaaatttcaatttcatctaaATACTTTTCATTTCTAGAATTCTAATAGAGTGAGAGACTTGGAAAgaaaaccaccaccaccttgtCATGGTCATCACGACCACTGCCCCAGCACTATTACTAGCGCCATCACCTCATCCCGTCAACATCACTGCCCCAACCAACTCCACCCCCTTTGTACCACCAACTTACCACTAACTAGAAACCCCACCACCAACATTAGACATGATGGCACTGTCAACAAGTACAATTAATGTATCTACCCACCACAACTACTCATTTATAGATTGAGGCCACTAAAACGATAATCATGTAAGCTCCATTATACTTTTAGATTAACCAAACAACCATCTTCACAAATTTAAGATCATTAAATTCAATCATTTTAGAATTTCTTAGTATTCCTaaatttcctcatccaaacgcataattaaattgttaatttttattcccaaaatgaagaacaataaTGTTTacaacaaagacaaaaaaggaTATCATGTTGATGATTTTACCTCTCTCGATTCGACCATTTTGAATGAGAAATAGGTAAAGACTGATTTACGAGGAAGACGATGTGATCTAGACAAGCCTCAAACTCCTCATTCACGCCTCCGTCTAGCACTAGTTTGGTTCGCCAACAGGTTCCAAGGCCTAGACCGCGTCTTAACTTGATTCGTTTTGGCTAGGGCACTCAAATCAGCTATATATTTTATACGGGTTTTCTGTAATGGTAAATCTAATGGAAAATGCATGTATCATCATTAATGCATAAAGGCTTTTTATTACAAATAGTTCCTAAGGTTTACGAAATTCTCATGAGTCGTCCTtaaggttttgttttgtgacaTTAATACTCTTTAACGTTACCCTTTGCATATCAAAATTGTCCCTGCCGTTAGAAATTCAATTAAGTGGCTGATGTGGAAGATAAGTGGAGCTCACATGTCCAATGACATCATGACACATGAaattagataaataaatatatattttaaaaagtttaaattgaaaatcaattataaaaaattataaaactaaattaaaaattaaaaagccatattttttttaaagttgcaGGGTCCCATCCTCTCCTCCACTCCCTTCccccaccccccccccccccaaaaaaaaaaaaaaaatctctctccCCTATGTGCCCCCTCTCCACCCACTGCCCctatctctccttctctgtctattttttttttccttgcccACAACCCGACCCCATCCCCACCTGCAACCCACACCCAATGACAGGACCTGCCCCGAAATTTCCCCAAAACCGGGGCAAATCCCGTCTTTGttccgacatcaccccgatgccgggcccacttactagaaaccgagactctctaccaaaattttggcagagtctcccttatgaattgaacaaaccaacaaaattcaacctgcataaaaatatagaataatcccaaccagcagcatgctttacagcgaataaacagtttacaacaaaatggcctccggcctcacaattCATACCCTAACagggcgataacagagcatgtctaagaacttcaatttcaacaaaacagaGTACAAAGGAAATAACAGGAAGAAAGAGTCCTACGATGACTCAAGGCTCGGAAGCTCACGATCCGGCTCTGCTGCGGAGCTCAGTCACCTACtgctggggggcgcaaaacagaaaattgtgagtggacaaaaataaattcagttcGGTGCAAACCAACGTAATATAACCCCACCGTTTAgaaaaccatgcaagaaatACCATGCATCTCAAAACCGTCATacacaagtatatatatatatatatatatatcaaaacaaatcaataccaaATGCCAAGTCCAAAATTCATAAAGAACACtttacaaaacccaccatccaaaaacttataaatccCGCAACCAATCTCTCGAAAGCGTACCCATTGGCACGACCGGCAAGGAAGTATCCACACCgagaaacaagaatgaatgaatagatatataattatataatataagagatatatatataatataattataaccatcacctagttgtaccggggaaacaatccaaccgggggattgtttgactagtcacCCTGGCAGAGTCCTCATGATGAGTCCTCAATCCACCATGTGActagggaacgagccgtccaactgggggaccAACTCTCAGCCAGAACGTACCGTCGATAACCTCAAAACCCGTACGTCTGTGAAcagtcctacgcgcgcagactacCCAATTAAGGGTCTACAGCAACATCCCGTCAAGGATGCCCCGGGTCCCGACAAttccaagtatctcaagtCTCCGTATCCAAGTTCCACATCtggggaggtacatagggtagtgcttacAACAcaccaaactgacattctatactCACCACTTTCCACAATCTCATCTCAATAACCCAAGTACCTCACACAtagccaaatatatatagaaatccccaaaatccatatattcatactcaagatactcaaatacgtcaaaacccaaaatatattttcaatgcctcataaaaatatcactttcaacaatttcataaataatatattcaaaatgcCATTAAAAACATCATGCATACTATTTCCCAAAACCCATAGAAAATATACTTTCAATACCCAACTATACCAAACCCACAATATTTTACCAAAGCGCTATAAAAACATTAAGTtcaactcatgaatataatatattcaataaatcattaaaaacattatgcataaatctttcatcaataaaatcatgcataagatttgaaaacaaagtccactcacaagtagtcccacgctgcttgaccctgagagggtcccgcCCTGCTGTGTACGCGTAGTCGGAGTACCTAATTCAGAATACGTATACGAGATTAATACGAAGCGTTTGGAACGAgtactttaaattaaatatcctaatttcCTAGGTCTCTAGTAAGTGTACTAGGAACGAGACGttctaaggtccaactacTCAATTTGGACGATGGAACAACTTTGGGAGACACTCGGTCAACCGACGGTCAAACTTCCCAATTTGGGTCAACCGGGCCCACGGGACCCACGACCTCCGTTTTacaatccgaaagttcctaaagGTTTCACAAGGTCTAAGATACCCGTCTCGCAAGTTTAGTCCGAAACGGACGGTTAGATCACTTACGATCGCACAATCGGACGgttattaaaaacataaactttaagttattgaacCGGAACATCTGGggttccgattcacgatccacgaattcctatacgatcctagtaatacctagaacaacataattTAATTCGGAAAGGATCTAACGgtcggaacctatcgaacccggataacgcacaatatgcgaaaatccgttcgatagtcaaacgatgtccgaattgagatccgcgaattcctatgcgctcgtgacaacctaaggatctcatcgggttAAATTGCAGCCTCACcagcctcgcccacgcgccggcagcgcgtgggtgtgtagagAAATTCCGGGaacggaaaaactccacacccgagctcacccttccgGCTATAGATTCTACTCAACGAGTGGAACACTTTATTCAACTACACCAAAGTCCAATTCGGACGgcaagtggccggaatcggcGTCGGAAACTCACGGTTTAACCCGGAACTTCACGGCTTCGATCCGGCAACCACCGTCGACATTGTCATCGTACAACCTAGGAAACAGCTAGAAGGGAAGGAGAGCTACTTGTTCCAAGTGACGGCGCAGCTCGCGACGGCCGGAAACGTCGCCGGCGACGTCGGCAGTTTCGGCTATTTTTCACGACGTTGCCACCGCCGTTCGCCGAGTTTTCGATCGGAGAAAAGGGGTGGGCTGggtagaggaggaagagaggaagcttttgCAAGAAACGGCGCCTGAAATGGAGGTCGGACGGCGAAGTTCTCGCCGTCTGAAGTTCCGGCGAAAATTCGAAACGGGCAGGGGAGCTGctcgcgagagagagagagagagagagagagagagaaagaaaagtcaGATATTTTTAAACccaaactttgaaatatttacgattttgCCACTGTCGATGTTTTGcccgtaacttcttcgttacaactccgattcaa
Proteins encoded in this window:
- the LOC109950783 gene encoding FBD-associated F-box protein At5g38590-like; protein product: MNLNFDDEDTLCRTARPPGGKAQELANLRYVNWVNSVVEQHRGPKVEQFRVSFHLDKRSSSSIDKWIRFAMKKGVQMLDIDFLEYGFHQSYTLFPHQVFGFKQGSAFEVPNLDPCMYTGFKSLKDLCFKNVDVAEEVLQYFLSNCPVLERLSVYNSRYVSRLRVVGTSIALKYLEIRECFMMESIEIRDANLVSFTYAGHTIINLLIKNVPRLVDVSICEPNNLFFEVVFTQLSYCLSQLETLKLTYNVLFRCDRIFPTMPNVRHLGLIFEGDDAFALVNLTYFLQACPYLHKLVLQMHYEGPLKSFARAPKFSHNFLKVVEMVGYVGRTSDFALVRYLTKTAVNLEKIVVNPVQTWLLQSLNYRIMKDQILKWQETVRDRARKYFKRRVPKGIEFVCL